The sequence below is a genomic window from Montipora capricornis isolate CH-2021 chromosome 14, ASM3666992v2, whole genome shotgun sequence.
CAAATGCGAGAGAATGGGCGCGCAAGGGATTTGGTCCAGTGGGGGGAAATGTCGTCCAATTAATTACTTGGAATTGTTAGCCATTCAATGCGGCCTCCAATCTTTGTGCCGTGTCCACCATGACTGTCATATTCGTATTTTAAGTGACAATGTAACAGCTGTTACGTATATTAATGCCATGGGGGGCTCCAAGTCTGAAGGATGTGATATTCTAGCTACTGAGATTTGGGACTGGGCCATAACAAGACAAGTTTGGCTCTCTGCTGTTTACACCCCAGGGGCGGAAAACACTGAAGCTGATTCATTATCGAGAAATCTAAATCCTAATTTGGAATGGAGTTTAACTGATAGGGCATTCACCCGAATCCTGGAAGATTTCTGTTTTATTCCCAGTGTGGATTTGTTTGCGTCTCGCCTTAACCACAAACTTGAGACTTATGTTTCGTGGAAACCTGACCCCTTTGCCACGTTTATTGATGCGTTTACGATCGACTGGGGCCCACACTCgttttatgcttttcccccGTTTTGTTTGGTGagcaaatgtttgcaaaaaattaGTAGCAATGGTGCCACTGGGATTCTAATGGCTCCTGTATGGCCTACTCAAACTTACTTTGCTTTTCTATTAAGCATGTTGGTGGATCTTCCTCGTCACTTCAAGGCAATCAGATTGAACTTGATGCACCCCTCATTCCACCAGGCCCATCCCCTCAGCTCTCAACTGGTATTACTAGCATGCAAGATATCAGGGAATCCCTTGTTAGTTCAGGAATTTCGGCAAACATTGCGGATGTCATCTTGTCCTCCTGGAGACAGGGCACCATTAAACAGTACAACATGTTCCTCAAGAAATGGACTGAGTTTTGTTTGTCAAGGCAAACAAATTCCCTGTACCGCTAGTGTTGGAATTCCTTCACCATTTATATACTCAAGGCTACAGCTACTCCCCCCTCAATACCGCAAGATCGGCTTTATCTGCCTTGTGCCTGAGTTCCCAAGCTCATTCCGAGAGTGACGCTATTGGGAAACATCCCTTAGTATGTCGCTACATAAAGGGAGTTTTCCAAGAGAAACCACCCACTCCCAAGTTTTCAGAAATTTGGCCGGTTGATCAAGTGCTGCAGGCGTTAGAACAGGCCAACCCCCTCAAGGAACTCCACCTGAAAGACCTCACATTAAAATTGAACA
It includes:
- the LOC138031520 gene encoding uncharacterized protein: MGLTSSPRLFTKLLKPVFGHLRAQCGISCTGYIDDSLYLGETVQECMTNILTAVQLFISLGFHIHPKKSVIAPSQSIEYLGFVSSSVTMTVKLTDAKISKYVKLCKGFLAVNKKHKIRDVASLIGKLTSTFPGVQYGPLHYRHLEQDKTEALKQCGGDYEAPMVLSNASLRDLQWWVTNLDTAFRNIHIREPECIVHTDASLTGWGAKCERMGAQGIWSSGGKCRPINYLELLAIQCGLQSLCRVHHDCHIRILSDNVTAVTYINAMGGSKSEGCDILATEIWDWAITRQVWLSAVYTPGAENTEADSLSRNLNPNLEWSLTDRAFTRILEDFCFIPSVDLFASRLNHKLETYVSWKPDPFATFIDAFTIDWGPHSFYAFPPFCLVSKCLQKISSNGATGILMAPVWPTQTYFAFLLSMLVDLPRHFKAIRLNLMHPSFHQAHPLSSQLVLLACKISGNPLLVQEFRQTLRMSSCPPGDRAPLNSTTCSSRNGLSFVCQGKQIPCTASVGIPSPFIYSRLQLLPPQYRKIGFICLVPEFPSSFRE